The proteins below come from a single Gemmatimonadota bacterium genomic window:
- a CDS encoding phytanoyl-CoA dioxygenase — protein MVDRSYLFDDDAMRDFIVNGYHVITVDKPAALHDDIYEKTKAIIDEDGNPGNNLLPRVPEIQQVYDDPAVKGALTSLLGPDYVMHAHRHPHVNPPNSKGGGWHKDSYWGYTKVRDHHPRWIMAMYYPQDTPVEIGPTGVIPGSHYVESREETVGGNGSVPDGFPASGKAGTVTIIHFDLWHRAFPNQTDKVRYMMKFQFTRMSEPDRPWWNRQHDDIDLGDLSDHPRSAMWRNMWHWLAGNGSAGTRREGAEHVEALAGDLTHELEQKRLHVAYTLAECGEAALPHLLSALQHERDEVRREACYGLGALGAAAVEPLVPLLGHGDERVRGYAVYALGDIRHNNPSVAERLAGLTDDPSPFVRQNLADALGQIKLAGDSAVPALVGMIKDEDEQVRSRSAYALARFGDEAQVAIPQLADACYDENRYVQGQAAIALEQIGTPEALSTLLHWLQASRWCPLTTAKSTY, from the coding sequence ATGGTGGACAGATCCTACCTTTTCGACGATGACGCCATGCGCGACTTCATCGTGAACGGCTATCACGTGATCACCGTGGACAAGCCGGCCGCGCTGCACGACGACATCTACGAGAAAACAAAAGCGATCATCGACGAGGACGGGAATCCGGGAAACAACCTGCTGCCTCGCGTGCCCGAGATCCAGCAGGTCTACGACGATCCCGCGGTGAAGGGCGCGCTGACCAGCCTGCTTGGTCCCGATTACGTGATGCACGCCCACCGCCACCCGCACGTGAACCCGCCGAACAGCAAGGGAGGCGGCTGGCACAAGGACAGCTACTGGGGTTACACCAAGGTGCGGGACCATCATCCGCGCTGGATCATGGCCATGTACTATCCCCAGGACACCCCGGTGGAGATCGGCCCGACGGGGGTGATCCCGGGCAGCCACTACGTCGAGTCCCGCGAGGAGACCGTCGGCGGGAACGGGTCGGTGCCCGACGGATTCCCCGCGAGCGGCAAGGCGGGAACCGTTACCATCATTCACTTCGACCTCTGGCACCGGGCGTTTCCGAATCAGACGGACAAGGTCCGGTACATGATGAAGTTCCAGTTTACGCGGATGTCGGAGCCGGACCGGCCCTGGTGGAACCGGCAACACGATGATATCGATCTCGGTGACCTGTCGGACCACCCCCGGAGCGCCATGTGGAGGAACATGTGGCACTGGCTTGCCGGAAACGGGTCGGCCGGGACCCGGCGGGAAGGCGCGGAACACGTCGAAGCGCTCGCCGGCGACCTGACCCACGAACTCGAACAGAAGCGGCTGCACGTGGCCTATACCCTGGCGGAGTGCGGTGAGGCCGCCCTCCCCCACCTGCTCTCCGCCCTCCAGCACGAACGGGACGAAGTCCGGCGGGAAGCGTGCTACGGGCTCGGCGCGCTGGGCGCCGCGGCCGTCGAACCACTGGTCCCCCTGCTCGGGCACGGCGACGAACGGGTCCGGGGCTACGCGGTCTATGCTCTTGGCGACATCCGGCACAACAATCCTTCGGTTGCGGAGCGCCTGGCGGGTCTGACGGACGACCCGTCACCCTTTGTCCGCCAGAACCTGGCCGATGCCCTCGGCCAGATCAAGCTGGCTGGAGATTCGGCCGTTCCCGCGCTGGTCGGCATGATTAAAGACGAGGATGAGCAGGTGCGCTCCAGGAGCGCCTACGCGCTGGCCCGCTTCGGGGACGAAGCCCAGGTGGCCATTCCGCAGCTAGCGGACGCGTGCTACGATGAAAACCGGTACGTGCAGGGCCAGGCCGCCATCGCCCTCGAACAGATCGGCACGCCGGAAGCCCTGAGCACGCTGCTTCACTGGCTGCAGGCCTCGCGGTGGTGCCCCCTGACGACGGCGAAGAGTACGTACTAG